The Amycolatopsis japonica nucleotide sequence CGAGCGGGCGATCGCCCTGCTGAAGACCACGACCGCCGAGGCGGGCGCGACCGCGCTGCACACGATCGCCGTCGGCGCCCCCGGTCTGGTCGACCCGGCGACCGGCGGGCTGCGGCACGCGGGGGGATTGCCCGCGTGGCACGGGAAACTCGTCGACGAACTCCGGCGGCGGCTGGCTGTCCCGGTGTTGCTGGAGAACGAGGTCAACCTCGCGGCCGCCGCCGAACAGCGGCTCGGCGCCGCCCGCGACCGGGACACGTTCGTCCTGCTGTGGCTGGGCTTCGGGGTCGGCGCGGCCGTCGTCCTCGACGGTTCGCTGCGGCGGGGCGCGTCGGGCGGCGCGGGGGAGATCGGGTTCCTGCCGATGCTGGGGCCAGGGCGGCTCCCGACCTCGACCGACTGCGACGGCGGTTTCCACACGCTGGCGGGCAGCGCCGCGCTGTGCGAACTGGCCCGCGAGCACGGCATCCCGGCGTCGTCGGCCGACGACGCCGCCGCGGCCGAAGCGGCCATCGGGTACGCGATCGACTCGAACGCCGAGGACTTCCTGGAGATCGTCGCGGAGCGGATCGCGATCGGCGCCGCCGCGGTCACCGCGGTGCTCGACCCGGGCTGTCTCGTCCTCGGCGGGGAGATCGGGCGGGCAGGCGGCGACGCGCTGGCGGCACGGGTGAGCCGACGGCTCTCGGAGATCTCGCCGCTGCGGACCGAGGTGCGGCCGGGGACCGTCGGCGGCGGCGCGGTGCTGGAGGG carries:
- a CDS encoding ROK family transcriptional regulator — encoded protein: MSVIRTPSASPSTARAINDRLALDLLHREGSLTAAQLKTLTGLSRPTVADLVERLQDAGLIEIVGEAGADRRGPNAKLYGIVAERAYLAGLDVRTHGLAVSVADLLGRTRAEASLPFDLDVDTDEAVERAIALLKTTTAEAGATALHTIAVGAPGLVDPATGGLRHAGGLPAWHGKLVDELRRRLAVPVLLENEVNLAAAAEQRLGAARDRDTFVLLWLGFGVGAAVVLDGSLRRGASGGAGEIGFLPMLGPGRLPTSTDCDGGFHTLAGSAALCELAREHGIPASSADDAAAAEAAIGYAIDSNAEDFLEIVAERIAIGAAAVTAVLDPGCLVLGGEIGRAGGDALAARVSRRLSEISPLRTEVRPGTVGGGAVLEGAVLTAMGAAQDALFTPRG